The bacterium genome has a window encoding:
- the gmk gene encoding guanylate kinase codes for MSGRGELFVVSAPSGAGKSTLVARLTAALPDLVFSVSWTTRAPRPGEEDGVAYHFTDEATFHEKIAGGEMLEWAEVHGRLYGTGRAETLAALDRGRDMILDIDVQGAAQVRASGLPAVFVFILPPDYETLVRRLEGRATETNASLERRLANACVEVPQSRLFDYVVVNDDLDDAAADLIAVVRAARAGRARRAERLEAILATFPAPARNGGH; via the coding sequence ATGAGCGGGCGCGGGGAGCTGTTCGTCGTCAGCGCCCCGTCCGGGGCGGGGAAGAGCACGCTCGTCGCGCGGCTGACGGCGGCTCTGCCCGACCTGGTCTTCTCCGTCTCGTGGACGACGCGCGCGCCGCGTCCCGGGGAGGAAGACGGCGTCGCCTATCACTTCACCGACGAGGCGACCTTCCACGAGAAGATCGCCGGCGGCGAGATGCTGGAGTGGGCCGAAGTCCACGGCCGGCTCTACGGCACGGGGCGGGCCGAGACGCTCGCCGCGCTCGACCGCGGCCGCGACATGATCCTCGACATCGACGTGCAGGGGGCGGCGCAGGTCCGCGCCTCCGGCTTGCCGGCCGTCTTCGTCTTCATCCTTCCGCCGGACTACGAGACGCTGGTCCGTCGGCTGGAGGGACGGGCGACGGAGACGAACGCCTCGCTCGAGCGGCGGCTGGCCAACGCCTGCGTCGAGGTGCCGCAGAGCCGCCTCTTCGACTACGTCGTCGTCAACGACGACCTCGACGACGCCGCGGCCGACCTGATCGCGGTCGTGCGGGCCGCGCGGGCGGGCCGCGCGCGGCGCGCCGAGCGGCTGGAGGCGATTCTCGCGACGTTCCCCGCGCCGGCGCGGAACGGCGGGCACTGA
- a CDS encoding YicC family protein translates to MIRSMTGYGKGRAAEGDLAATAEVRSVNNRGREIRFRLPQELFSCEDALRAQANAAIARGRVDATIAWEGAGPAAPRCVVNVAAARALREAWVTLQRELGLEDPPTAQALLRLPGVVEPAPAEALDIERCARVAAAALGAALAVHAEVRAREGAKLAEDLEARRGTIVRLVGEIEERLEGATERLAEAMRARVKQLLGETPLDEQRLAQEIALAAQKADVTEERVRLRAHLQRLGTLFAEGAEEIGRDLEFLVQEIRREVNTLSAKTSDPEIDARSLAIRAELERIREQAANLE, encoded by the coding sequence ATGATCCGCAGCATGACCGGTTACGGGAAGGGACGGGCCGCGGAGGGCGACCTCGCCGCGACGGCGGAGGTGCGTTCGGTCAACAACCGCGGGCGCGAGATCCGCTTCCGCCTGCCGCAGGAGCTGTTTTCGTGCGAGGACGCGCTCCGGGCGCAGGCGAACGCGGCGATCGCGCGCGGACGGGTGGACGCGACGATCGCGTGGGAGGGCGCCGGACCGGCCGCGCCGCGCTGCGTGGTCAACGTCGCCGCGGCCAGGGCGCTGCGCGAGGCGTGGGTCACGCTGCAGCGGGAGCTGGGGCTCGAGGATCCGCCGACGGCGCAGGCGCTGCTGCGTCTTCCGGGCGTCGTCGAGCCGGCGCCGGCCGAGGCGCTGGACATCGAGCGGTGCGCGCGGGTCGCCGCGGCGGCGCTCGGCGCGGCGCTCGCCGTGCACGCCGAGGTTCGCGCCCGCGAAGGGGCGAAGCTGGCCGAAGACCTCGAGGCGCGGCGCGGGACGATCGTCCGCCTGGTCGGCGAGATCGAGGAACGGCTCGAAGGGGCCACGGAGCGGCTGGCCGAGGCGATGCGGGCCCGGGTGAAGCAGCTGCTCGGCGAGACGCCGCTCGACGAGCAGCGGCTGGCGCAGGAAATCGCCCTCGCCGCGCAGAAGGCGGACGTGACCGAAGAGCGCGTGCGGCTGCGCGCCCATCTGCAGCGGCTCGGAACGCTCTTCGCCGAAGGGGCGGAAGAGATCGGCCGGGACCTCGAGTTCCTCGTGCAGGAGATCCGGCGCGAGGTGAACACGCTGAGCGCGAAGACCTCGGATCCGGAGATCGACGCGCGCTCGCTGGCGATCCGCGCCGAGCTGGAGCGGATCCGCGAGCAGGCGGCGAACCTCGAATGA